One region of Wyeomyia smithii strain HCP4-BCI-WySm-NY-G18 chromosome 3, ASM2978416v1, whole genome shotgun sequence genomic DNA includes:
- the LOC129733054 gene encoding zinc finger protein 83-like: protein MEVHICEICMSDNALIYLDIFGEANCKKNISTVITKHLWFTFEPNNKQQVICNECWNTLNEFNNFYDNIAKIHRNLEKNILKEEILDDLFGDSVLRGNHNNDNESSEHPIISEKKFPGPSNLDTSISREVEGSPNESFENCATRTTEEQKKAYEQITTIKPQVETQSASMEYSTKRTGRYKAKTVYKAESSSEDMSNNFSDLDEVDFHQSITNVPRKRARLEDTDFAKSDTNESESEANAKPIRAKRKKDPRLFEHIKEFICYHCPEKIEFDRFYHATLHYREFHKEPAYIKCRICDKRCYSPGSLISHMEVHKNPDVYKCQICGKVNDEQVSLAKHMRLHRSEIVEDLPYECSRCLRRFSSEKRRDRHEKDHDRKRSVKPTKIVGRDEELLEFYRRIICDICEQQRPVNDIRHETEYDNLLHLKKHMREEHDDKGYLKCHMCDKKCYIRSMLLIHKDFHLNQDKFRCEICGNVYQNLEKHKETAHAAHGEALFCCEHCGKALTNEKSLKSHVERKHAVKDTICDICQKPFHKSMLESHKRVVHEMASYMCTKCPRMFRSMFSLNRHLDEHENKVRERVKCSLCGMTFKHKYILRKHIGSVHTTEAPVSCDVCGKQFKSKHHLWSHKSDTCNNRRFACTICGRVFKVKVRLNEHMTTHTGKSLYQCTFCPLTFSFQSILYTHRKKAHYEQWLELQAKREEGVKFKVLEAPA from the exons ATGGAAGTTCACATATGTGAGATATGCATGTCTGACAATGCTCTTATATATCTCGACATTTTTGGTGAAgcgaattgcaaaaaaaatatatctactgTTATTACCAAGCATCTTTGGTTTACG TTCGAACCAAACAATAAGCAGCAGGTCATTTGTAATGAATGCTGGAACACTTTAAACGAGTTCAATAATTTCTATGACAATATCGCAAAAATCCATCGCAACctggaaaaaaacattttgaaggAGGAGATCTTAGATGATCTTTTTGGCGATAGTGTTTTACGGGGAAATCACAATAACGATAACGAAAGTTCAGAACATCCTATTATTTCAGAAAAGAAATTTCCTGGGCCTTCAAATTTAGATACTTCAATTAGCAGAGAGGTAGAGGGCTCCCCCAATGAAAGCTTTGAAAATTGTGCAACGCGAACAACAGAAGAGCAGAAAAAAGCATATGAGCAGATCACCACTATTAAACCACAGGTTGAGACACAATCTGCTTCTATGGAATATTCAACTAAAAGAACTGGAAGATATAAAGCCAAAACAGTTTACAAAGCTGAATCATCCTCGGAAGATATGAGTAACAATTTTTCAGATCTAGATGAAGTTGATTTTCATCAATCAATAACCAATGTACCAAGGAAGCGGGCTCGGTTGGAAGACACAGACTTCGCAAAGAGTGATACGaatgaaagtgaaagtgaagcAAATGCGAAACCGATAAGggcaaaacgaaaaaaagatcctagattatttgaacatatcaaGGAATTTATTTGCtatcattgtccagaaaaaatcgaatttgatCGATTCTATCATGCAACGCTTCATTATAGAGAATTTCATAAAGAGCCAGCCTACATCAAATGCAGGATATGTGACAAGCGTTGTTATTCACCGGGAAGCCTTATTAGTCACATGGAAGTGCACAAAAATCCCGACGTATATAA atGTCAAATTTGTGGTAAGGTGAATGATGAACAGGTGTCCTTAGCAAAACATATGCGTCTTCATCGTTCAGAAATAGTTGAAGATCTACCATACGAATGTAGCCGTTGTCTCCGTCGTTTTTCTTCAGAGAAAAGACGAGATAGGCACGAGAAAGATCATGATCGAAAGCGAAGTGTAAAACCTACAAAAATTGTTGGTCGTGATGAAGAGCTGTTGGAGTTTTATCGACGAATCATTTGTGATATATGTGAACAGCAACGGCCAGTTAACGATATCCGACATGAGACAGAATATGACAATTTACTACATTTGAAAAAACACATGCGCGAAGAGCATGATGACAAAGGCTATCTAAAATGTCATATGTGTGATAAAAAGTGTTATATTCGATCAATGTTGTTGATTCATAAAGATTTTCATTTAAATCAAGACAAATTCAG ATGCGAGATTTGTGGTAATGTATATCAAAACTTAGAAAAACATAAAGAAACTGCACATGCAGCACATGGTGAGGCTTTATTCTGTTGCGAACATTGTGGTAAGGCGTTGACTAacgaaaaaagtttaaaatctCATGTTGAGAGAAAGCATGCCGTTAAAGATACTATTTGCGACATTTGTCAGAAGCC GTTTCACAAAAGTATGCTTGAAAGCCATAAGCGAGTCGTTCACGAGATGGCGTCTTATATGTGCACTAAGTGTCCTCGTATGTTCAGGAGTATGTTTTCGTTAAATAGGCATTTGGATGAACATGAAAATAAAGTCAGAGAGAGAGTCAAATGTTCTCTTTGTGGTATGACATTCAAGCATAAGTACATATTGCGTAAACATATTGGTTCTGTACATACTACAGAAGCGCCTGTGTCTTGTGATGTTTGCG GTAAGCAATTCAAATCCAAGCATCATTTGTGGTCTCATAAGTCCGACACGTGTAACAATCGCAGATTTGCTTGCACAATTTGCGGACGAGTTTTCAAG gtaaaagttcgATTGAATGAGCATATGACTACCCATACAGGAAAAAGTTTGTACCAGTGCACATTCTGTCCGCTTACATTTAGTTTCCAATCAATTCTCTATACACACCGAAAAAAAGCACACTATGAGCAGTGGCTTGAGTTGCAGGCAAAACGGGAAGAAGGTGTCAAGTTTAAGGTTCTAGAAGCTCCTGCATGA